The following nucleotide sequence is from Pagrus major chromosome 13, Pma_NU_1.0.
aattcaACATTTTAAGAGGATTTTTTGGTCTGTTCTTCCTGGAGTCAccgctggttgcctggcaactgtTTCCAGCCAATAAATAGCCTGGCACAAAACCTTTCTATCTATActcatttttacacttcagtATTTGTACTAATTCAACACATGAGATATAAAGTTTGAATCAGGACCTGAGCACAGATCTTCAGGCTCTAAAATGGGGACAAATATTcttcacattaacattaaatctCTGAATTTCTCCTCaaagttattttcattttctaggGACAGATTTGGTCAAATGTTACACGGTGGTCCCCAGTTTTGTGGTTTTTTAACAAGCAACTAATGTATTTCAAAATACATTAATTAGAGACTTAAAACTTAAATAATTTAccaattatatattttattaaagtgTTCAGAGGTGGATTTAACACTCTGTAAAAGTTTCAAACTGAACCCATTCTTTTATATAGAGGTCGTTGAACAAACCATCTGAGATTTATCAAACAGAGCTGAAGCCATCGCTGCATCTTCACCTTAAATGTGCAGAAACCTCATTCAAAATACCTTAAAACACATGATGAATGGTAGACGAACTGCTCCTTTATGACTTACACGGTGCGCTCTTTGATCACAGTGCTGATGTTGTTGAGGTCGTCTCCAAATCGACGCACCGCCAAACGCAGCATTTCGATCTCTGTCTCCGTCCATTTGGCTCTGAGGACGAAGACACAGAGAGGACGTCTGCTACCGTTTCTGTTTCACTCTCAGCTCATTACTTACTGAATAAATGTGTCGGCGTTGTGTCATCACTGAGGACAGAATTACTGTGCAACAAGAACATTTCTTCAGCTTCATCGTCACATTAACACGTCATCACACTCTGATCACAATCTGAACTGCTACACACAGCAAACACCCGGAGTCCTGATTATTAGGTACACCTGCTCAAACTAATGCAGTCCAGGTCTGTCTGCTCACAACACCAGTAATCTACAGCAGGGACTGTGTGTGACGAGTTCAGGTCAGGATGAGATCACATTTAACTGATAATCTCATAAAATGGCAGATAAACACAACCTAACCTGAAAAGGGATGCTGACAAAGTGTCAAGCTTTAAGATACCTTATATAAGATGCAGACAGATATTCAAGTAATAAATAAACTAGAGgaaaaaaggtgtgtgtgtgtgtgcgtgtgtgtgcgtgtgtgcgtgtctcaCCCTGCAGGGCTGGAGTCTGACACCGGGTGCAGCTGCATGGTCAGCTCTCCCAGTTTGGTGAAAGCAgctcctgctgctgagaaaaTCTCTCCCACCTGCAGTGAAGAGGACGAAGTGTTGGTTTGTTTCATCAGAGCAACAGTTCAGGTCACAAGACGGCCTCAACAGACAGATGTGACTTTATTATTGTATCTGTGCTGGAATAATCTGATgggataacaacaacaacaacaacaataataataataataaaaataacacacttAATTTATAAGTGCCTTCAAGTCACCTGAAGACACTTTACAcagcacataaaaacaaaatcaatataataaataaatacaagagcAGCAAACCACATAGGAAATGACAGTATACACATCAGACCACAGCTCGCTAGTACAACTAATCAATAAAGTTTGGATTTCTGTTTCATATTAAATGTTTGGTGCATTTCTATATGCCGAATCCACCACTACACATGGTTTATCAACGAGAAACAAGCTAAAGCACTTTTCATTACGTCTTTATTTGAGTTATAAGCAAACGCTTAAAATCATCAGATTTTTGAACGGAGTTTTGTGTACAGATGTATGACCTGCTCTCCGACAGTTAAGATTTACTTACAACTAAGTCCATATATCCAGGTAACGACCAGGTAAGAACTCACCTTCGCTGAGGCAGACGTCATTTTAGTGAAAGAGTCGAAGCTCTTTTCTTTAAACTTGTTTTCActcaaaacagacaggaaaacacacagctAGCCGCTAGCTACAGTTAGCtcctgtaacgttagctagctcgCTGCTGTTAGCGCGCTTCCATATGAAACTCGATGCGGTTTGAACAGACGGAGCTTCGGAGGGTCCGCGTGCGGCTAAACACCGTGAAACACGTCGGGATTATTTATATTCAACATATtcagaagaaaaatattaatatcGTGCAACAAAGGTGACGGGAGAAAGGAAGCGCTGCGCCAGTTTGGAGGTTCAACGCCATTGGTCAGTCTCACCGGAAAAGGCGGGGCCAGCGCGTCGGACGCTGTCATTGGTCGCTGCGCTGCGCGTCACGACATTAGTCGACGGTCGCCGAGTGTAACCGAGTGACGCGGATCAGCTGACGGGAGACGCGCTCGTCCTTCGATGGATCGTTTCTCAGTTCAGTGACTCAAAGATAAAAAGCTTCTCTGATCCATCGGCTGGTTCCGACACAGACATGCCGTCGCTGCTGTTCTGCGGGCCGAAGATGGCCGCGTGCGGGATCGTGATCAGCATCTGGGGCGTCATCATGCTGGTAAGAGACGGACTCGGGCCGGGGGGCGACTACTTCCCGGATCATACTGGTCAGATAGCGAAGCGCTCACGGTGACGTCGACTTGttccttaaaaacaaacctcaGGTCTCAttaaagctaaaaataaaacacaaatatcattAAAGATCATTCCTGCGACTTCATGTGCGTGTTGCAGCTCGTGAGACGATGAAAATGGCGAAAACAAAGCGTCTGTCTTAAAGTAATCCCGTCTCCGGTGCATAGACGGAGCCCGAGCAGGCCGAGCTAAGTGTGTGTTCGGTAACAACACTGCACCAGTGATCAATACATGACTACTTGGATCGATTAGCTTGAATTAAGGCGTCTGTGCCTGTGTAATTAACGTGATGGAGCCGACTACAGCCTGGAGCTTCAGTCAGACAGGTGGTGAAACGTGAGGACACATGATGTTACTGACAGGAGTGTTTGtgttacagacagacagctgtcaCTGACACACGCACGCGCTGCTGTTATCGATCAGCAGGACTTCTGATCAGAAGCATCCTGATCAGCTGATGACAGaatattaaagcatgtaaagtTATTTTCTGTTCATGTTTGAGTGAATCATGTGACTGATGCCTCGTGATGTTCAGAGCAGGAAGTCAGGAGGACGTTAGTCAGAGCAGCTGAGCCTCAGATCATAAAGTGTTTTCTTTACATCTGagatgcaactaatgattagTTTCATTATGAATtcatatgtttattatttttcatattaaGCGTCTTGGAGGCTGAAACCATAAACTACAAATAAAAGGCTGAACGATGACTAAAGTagaataaaggcaaaaaaataGACATGAAAATGActtcagcagcttttttttaatgtaatcttGTAAAGTGTCATGAAAAGCACTAAATAAATATCATTGATTATTAAAACTGTTGCAGATTAATCGTAATGATTTCATTTCTAATTAGGAACTCGTTTCACTCGGCGCGTCGTGAGGCCATCTTGGataaaatgtgaattatttGTTCATCAGGCTTCATTTTCACGTGTTGAACTCGTCACACGTCCATCAGCTGTTTGATCCTGAAAGAAAACTGATAATAAAGTTCTGATCATTGAAATCAACACGGAGATGAAGAAGTTCTGAAATATTGATCATGTTTGGACCTTGTGTTCACCTGTAGAGAGGTCAGAGGATGTGACTCTGATTATTTTATTGACCTTTTAATCCATGAAGCTTCTTTATAAAACACCAGATGGGACTTACTTTTCCAAATAAACGACCACAAGCAGCTGATGTAAAGTGAAACCTGGTGTTGATCCGCTCTGCTCTTTTCTTCCAGGCGATGTTGGGAATCTTCTTCAGCGCGAAGTCGGCTGTCCTGATCGAGGACGTCCCGTTCACTGAGGAGGACATCCGCAACGAGTGAGTCCACATGAAATGCCAACGCTGATATGAGGAAGTTAAAAAAATTCCAACATATTAATATATTGGACGACACACACGCACGTTTTGGCAGCGATTCCTCAGATGTTGTTGTCAAACAGAGGCAGGACGTCTCACAGCAggaaacttcactgggaatttaattctttataaaatatccaaagcattttttttccgTGAGCTGCAGCGTTTAGATTCAGATTCACTGAGTTTTTACAAACACAGAATGAAACAAAGTACTGTTTCCATCAGCTCCAACATGCGTCGGTGCTTTCAGCTGTGATAAATATCTGTATAAAAGTTTAAAGTTGTTTACAAACAATACGGAAAATCCACATGCAATTTTTCATGTGGAtcgaaacaaaaaaaagaaaacgaaacatttctcatcattttttaaccaaaaacacaaaatgttgaatGGCTGCAGCTTCTTAAACAGATTTAactcttttctttgtctgaatgtgtttgtacTATTCAACAGATGTTTGAagactgtttcttttttgttattttatagaCGAAacgattaattgagaaaataatcatcatgTTAGTAATCGCTCGTTGCAGCCGACCACACGAGACATAATTCAGCTCGTCTACAGTTCTTCAGTAAACACATTAAAGGAGTCTTCATCATATTTTTTGTGTCTGACTTCAGCTGAAGGTTTTCAGACGTTCAGTTTCAGTAACTCgtctcttttctctgctgcagtcaAAATCCTCCCGGGAACATCTACGGTCTCTACAACCAGGTCGGCATCAACTGCTTCATCGCGGCGGGCATCTACGTGGCGGTGGGCGCCGTGTCGCTCTGCCAGGTCCGGCTCAACAAACGCCAGGAGTACATGGTGACATAATCGGCCGggatctgacctctgacccccccGAGGACCTGACGTCAGCAGCTGGAGGTCGTTTTCTGTCCATAAAGTTTACGTTTCCTTTAAAGCCGACCGATCAGCAGCTGAAGTCACCGGAGAGTCGTTTGTGATGGTGGTCAGGCGGcacctgaattatttattttaaagatgaaatcCTCGATGTGTTTGTCGTCTGCtgtgatgtgttgttgttgttgttgttgaatgaAACGTTGCATCATTCCTTTCTCATGAAAACGACCAAACGTTGATTCACTTTGGCTTCAAAACTCCTGAAACATCACATTTGTATCATCACTGAATTGGATTTAAATTAACGgggaaaataagaaataaaagtaaatgttaGATTTTCTGTCGGCTGACTGAACATCCTGTCGACGCCTCGACGCTGTAAACTGggtcagtgtttattttgtacCTGTTGAAACGAACGCGTCAGGGTGTCGACTCTGTGAAACAACCTccagaagaaataaaaatattaaagtgtgttcagaCTGTTTGTTATTAATGCGACTGTGGATCAAACTGAAAGATGTTTAATGTTACAAAAATTATGGTGGATGATCCTTTGcaataaagtgtgtgtgaatgtaactAAGAGAtaattgtctttatttttagaACTGTAGAAATTGTTCTTTATTTGAATGAAGTTTGGTGCAAAGTCTCCTGTTAATTACATTTAAGTGAATAAGTCGGGACAGGAACTTAAACTGGTTTTTGATTTAATGGCTCAATAATTAACTTCAGGTGTAAAAGTTAACCAACAATGAACTTGTTCATAATAAACACTGAATGTTTCACCAGGAAGCAGTTATGAGTTTAAAGTTCAGTCTGGAGTCTGAAGCAGAATCGTGTCTCTATATAAAGTAACACGATCTCCAAAGGtgtcaagtaaatgtagtggagcagtACAAGTAAAACgtagaagaaaatggaaatacaaatATTTCAATATTGTACTGAAGTAAATCATTACTTTCCACCACCGAAGTTCAAACCAGCCGCTCATAAGAAGTTCTGTTAACTTACATTTTGTAGTTAATAAACTTTGTTTAAAacctcattaaaaacaaagaattgCTCAACTTTCAGTCTTTAGTTGTTTCAGTCACAACTTGTTTGATTTGCTGCCGTCAAAGTCAGAATAAGcagataaatacaaaaaaatcactgaatatataaaaatatgaaatatgttaaCTTTTCAGTTGAATAGAAATgatcacattgttttatttatgt
It contains:
- the rnasekb gene encoding ribonuclease kappa-B, which gives rise to MPSLLFCGPKMAACGIVISIWGVIMLAMLGIFFSAKSAVLIEDVPFTEEDIRNDQNPPGNIYGLYNQVGINCFIAAGIYVAVGAVSLCQVRLNKRQEYMVT